A genomic window from Halobellus ruber includes:
- a CDS encoding chemotaxis protein CheC — MNLDVESLRTFSNLAQSGAEEAADSLATMTGFDSRVAVTKVEMSTRSDVEQQFRERDLVSVHIGFSGAIDGRTVLAFDRDRAVSLVEALVPGAAADPDSDLATSGLKELGNIMLGGFIDGWADFLGESIDITTPTYVELDADRSLADVIDAGEAGDDGPGSETALEGATAEGSSHVLAFQNHLETVDEAAGFYIYMLPTRDSIDRIVDAAGDADDALPAETFTSFSQMITEGSGQASADLTAMTGIDTDVDVSRLSFVPIEGVPMQLTDETREGVVLEFTGTPSGYIAILFDPESAESVAEALMPGMDADPAMRQSAIQEIGNIVTSGFLDGWADSLGTTIDISPPTYVDDIGSAIVDPLVTELAQTQEYAFLIDSAIVTPDETFTCDIYALPDEQELRTAFERLAPGAD; from the coding sequence ATGAACCTCGACGTCGAGTCGTTGCGGACGTTCAGCAACCTCGCGCAGTCCGGCGCCGAGGAAGCCGCCGACTCGCTGGCGACGATGACCGGGTTCGACTCGCGCGTTGCCGTCACGAAAGTCGAGATGTCGACCCGCTCGGACGTCGAACAGCAGTTCCGCGAGCGGGACCTGGTGTCGGTTCACATCGGGTTTTCGGGGGCGATCGACGGCCGAACGGTGCTGGCGTTCGATCGCGACCGTGCGGTCTCGCTGGTCGAAGCGCTGGTTCCCGGTGCCGCCGCCGACCCCGACAGCGACCTGGCGACGAGCGGGTTGAAGGAACTGGGAAACATCATGCTCGGCGGGTTCATCGACGGGTGGGCGGACTTCCTGGGTGAGTCAATCGACATCACCACCCCGACGTACGTCGAACTGGACGCCGACCGGTCGCTGGCGGACGTGATCGACGCCGGCGAGGCCGGGGACGACGGACCCGGGTCCGAGACCGCACTCGAGGGGGCGACCGCTGAGGGGTCGAGTCACGTGCTGGCGTTCCAGAACCACCTCGAGACCGTCGACGAGGCGGCCGGCTTCTACATCTATATGCTTCCGACCCGGGATTCGATCGATCGGATCGTCGACGCCGCGGGCGACGCCGACGACGCCCTGCCCGCGGAGACGTTCACCTCGTTCTCGCAGATGATCACGGAGGGCTCCGGTCAGGCGTCGGCGGATCTGACTGCGATGACCGGGATCGACACCGACGTCGACGTGAGCCGCCTGAGTTTCGTCCCGATCGAGGGGGTACCGATGCAGCTGACCGACGAGACCAGGGAAGGGGTCGTCTTGGAGTTCACCGGGACGCCCTCGGGGTACATCGCGATCCTCTTCGATCCGGAGTCCGCCGAGAGCGTCGCCGAGGCGTTGATGCCCGGGATGGACGCCGACCCCGCGATGCGGCAGAGCGCGATCCAGGAGATCGGCAACATCGTGACCTCGGGCTTCCTCGACGGGTGGGCCGACAGCCTGGGGACGACCATCGACATCTCCCCGCCGACCTACGTCGACGACATCGGCTCGGCGATCGTAGACCCGCTGGTGACGGAGTTGGCACAGACCCAGGAGTACGCGTTCCTGATCGACTCCGCGATCGTGACGCCCGACGAGACGTTCACCTGCGACATCTACGCACTGCCCGACGAACAGGAGCTCCGGACCGCCTTCGAGCGACTCGCGCCCGGGGCGGACTGA
- a CDS encoding ATPase domain-containing protein yields the protein MSTNHYPIGLAEHDRLEKELGGGIPKGSIVLIEGDYGAGKSVLSQRFTYGFNTEDVVTTLVSTELGVKGFLDQMNSLAYDMVKPLINEEVLFIPAEIDAAGTLAGGDGDERKELLKRMMGAETMWEAEVIIVDTFDAILRNDPKFEALVRENEERQAALEIISFFRDLTTKGKTIVLTVDPSTVDEEAIGPFRSIADVYLELEMVEVGNDVRRNIFVKRFAGMGEQVGDRIGFSVRSGIGIVIESRSVA from the coding sequence ATGAGCACGAACCACTACCCGATCGGACTCGCCGAGCACGATCGTCTGGAGAAGGAGCTCGGCGGCGGCATCCCCAAGGGCTCGATCGTCCTGATCGAGGGCGACTACGGGGCCGGCAAGAGCGTCCTCTCACAGCGGTTCACCTACGGGTTCAACACCGAGGACGTGGTGACGACGCTGGTCTCGACCGAACTCGGCGTGAAGGGCTTTCTGGATCAGATGAACTCGCTGGCCTACGATATGGTCAAACCCCTGATCAACGAGGAAGTCCTCTTCATCCCCGCCGAGATCGACGCCGCGGGGACGTTGGCTGGGGGCGACGGCGACGAACGGAAGGAGTTGCTGAAGCGGATGATGGGGGCGGAGACGATGTGGGAGGCCGAGGTCATCATCGTCGACACCTTCGACGCCATCCTCCGGAACGACCCCAAGTTCGAGGCGCTGGTCCGGGAGAACGAGGAGCGGCAGGCCGCCCTCGAGATCATCTCCTTCTTCCGGGATCTGACCACCAAGGGCAAGACGATCGTGCTCACGGTCGACCCCTCGACGGTCGACGAGGAGGCGATCGGCCCGTTCCGGTCGATCGCCGACGTCTACCTCGAACTGGAGATGGTCGAGGTCGGCAACGACGTCCGGCGGAACATCTTCGTGAAGCGGTTCGCCGGGATGGGCGAACAGGTCGGCGACCGGATCGGCTTCTCGGTCCGGTCGGGGATCGGCATCGTCATCGAATCCAGGAGTGTCGCATAA
- a CDS encoding RAD55 family ATPase, with protein MPEFVKTGVEGLDSILNGGIVENAAVLVSGNPGTGKSILGMQFLYNGVELFDEGGIYLTFEETADDISQAANSIGFDDWDEFVDEGRIKIYDKRTLLRSGDFSDTLDTILEDLQDTKYDRLVLDSLTMFQLFFEEEKEQRQYLLKFIDILKDSGLTSILTMEQSAVFPDTEIGLENFLTDGNIYLIQSPAGSTSNRYIWVAKMRKQPIKNSMFPLEIEEGGIQVFEQAAGFSMMGESPPGFGEEDPGAGLE; from the coding sequence ATGCCAGAATTCGTCAAAACCGGCGTCGAGGGGCTCGATTCGATTCTCAACGGGGGAATCGTGGAAAACGCGGCGGTGCTCGTGAGCGGGAACCCCGGGACCGGCAAGAGCATCCTCGGGATGCAGTTCCTCTATAACGGGGTCGAACTGTTCGACGAGGGCGGGATCTACCTGACGTTCGAGGAGACCGCCGACGACATCAGCCAGGCCGCGAACTCCATCGGGTTCGACGACTGGGACGAGTTCGTCGACGAGGGGCGGATCAAGATCTACGACAAGCGGACGTTGCTCCGCAGCGGCGACTTCTCCGACACGCTCGACACGATCCTCGAGGACCTCCAGGACACCAAGTACGATCGGCTCGTGCTCGATTCGCTGACGATGTTTCAGCTCTTCTTCGAGGAGGAGAAAGAACAGCGCCAGTACCTCCTGAAGTTCATCGACATCCTCAAGGACAGCGGTCTCACCTCCATCCTGACGATGGAGCAGTCTGCGGTGTTCCCCGACACCGAGATCGGACTGGAGAACTTCCTGACCGACGGCAACATCTACCTCATCCAGTCGCCCGCCGGCTCGACGTCGAACCGGTACATCTGGGTGGCGAAGATGCGGAAACAGCCCATCAAGAACTCGATGTTTCCCCTGGAAATCGAGGAGGGTGGCATCCAGGTCTTCGAGCAAGCCGCCGGCTTCTCGATGATGGGCGAGTCCCCGCCGGGGTTCGGCGAGGAGGATCCCGGGGCAGGGTTGGAGTAG
- a CDS encoding chemotaxis protein CheD, with translation MKVYDTDPPTPERVKVGVAEYAVAEGESTLVTSGLGSCVGVALADPDAGVAGLAHAMLPSGNERAAAAATDGGADRPAGKYVDTAVPGLLSEMVAHGADPAGIEARLAGGSAMFDFSTADDGVGERNVAAAKAALAERDVPVVATDVGGDHGRSLTLDVATGSLSVRRAHGGTRTI, from the coding sequence ATGAAAGTATACGACACCGATCCGCCGACGCCGGAACGGGTCAAAGTCGGCGTCGCGGAGTACGCCGTCGCGGAGGGCGAATCGACCCTCGTGACCAGCGGGCTCGGGTCCTGCGTCGGCGTCGCGCTTGCGGACCCCGACGCCGGGGTCGCGGGGCTTGCACACGCGATGCTCCCGTCGGGCAATGAGCGGGCGGCCGCGGCGGCGACCGACGGGGGTGCGGATCGCCCGGCCGGGAAGTACGTCGACACCGCCGTTCCGGGCCTGCTCTCGGAGATGGTGGCACACGGCGCCGACCCCGCCGGGATCGAGGCCCGACTCGCCGGCGGGAGCGCGATGTTCGATTTCAGCACCGCCGACGACGGCGTCGGGGAGCGGAACGTCGCCGCCGCGAAGGCCGCGCTCGCGGAGCGGGACGTTCCGGTCGTCGCCACCGACGTCGGCGGCGACCACGGGCGGTCGCTGACCCTCGACGTGGCGACGGGGTCGCTGTCGGTCCGGCGGGCCCACGGCGGCACGCGGACGATCTGA
- a CDS encoding archaellin/type IV pilin N-terminal domain-containing protein: MIEDTDADRGQVGIGTLIVFIAMVLVAAIAAGVLVNTAGFLQATAEDTGQESVEQVTNRVDVVSQHGVVNDSENISGHVDQLFLAVKLSAGSGEIALQNSTIKYTSESTAENLVYENRSTASGTDVTDQNISDLTATEFTVEDKTDNGESYPVLDEESDRFEVIINASNVEGSEPGLDPGESVQLEITTSSGGTTNVVLSMPDQLQGEDDNDPVPL; this comes from the coding sequence ATGATCGAAGACACTGACGCCGACCGTGGGCAGGTCGGCATTGGAACGCTCATCGTGTTCATCGCGATGGTGCTCGTGGCCGCGATCGCCGCGGGCGTGCTGGTGAACACGGCCGGGTTCCTCCAAGCGACCGCGGAGGACACCGGACAGGAGAGTGTAGAGCAAGTGACGAACAGGGTCGACGTCGTCAGTCAACACGGCGTCGTCAACGATAGCGAAAACATTTCGGGTCACGTCGACCAGCTGTTCTTGGCGGTGAAGCTTTCCGCCGGATCGGGTGAGATCGCCTTACAGAACAGCACGATAAAGTACACGAGCGAATCCACCGCGGAGAACCTCGTGTACGAGAACAGAAGTACGGCAAGCGGGACGGACGTTACCGACCAGAACATCTCGGACCTGACAGCGACGGAGTTCACGGTGGAAGACAAGACCGACAACGGCGAGTCCTACCCCGTGTTGGACGAGGAGAGCGATCGGTTCGAGGTCATAATCAATGCTTCCAACGTCGAGGGGAGCGAGCCGGGACTCGACCCGGGCGAGTCGGTACAGCTGGAGATCACCACGTCCAGCGGCGGGACCACGAACGTGGTGCTGTCGATGCCCGACCAACTCCAGGGCGAGGACGACAACGATCCGGTCCCCCTCTAA
- a CDS encoding type II/IV secretion system ATPase subunit, whose amino-acid sequence MATEHGSAKLDPELRQHAQRWDHLRDHLKRFRQITGEFPMLVDDPDGYESRRPNVIYHLGGPVYSQVYGNFGETTKYYTIEPELDDAERGVFGDVKDKLLEQSVSKPAPTEDTEYEDRIQELLDEITVLEEERNGRMSELLQRLELGPLEVSEETYQKIRYRLVRDIVGLGPLEPIMRDPANEDIHVIGPNQVDVDHGEFGLLETTIEFDSAEQFDNWLRNMGERIGDPVSDAHPIVDSTLPDGSRINIIYSDDVSLKGSSLTIRQGDDVPLSIFQITDWGTLSPELCAYLWMALENERTVFVVGETASGKTTTLNAVTSFIPRDAKIYTAEDTAEVLPPHNTWQQLLTREGRGTDSEVDMFDLVAAALRSRPDYIIVGEVRGEEGRMAFQAAQTGHPVMLTFHASDIVSMIQRFTGDPINVPETFMSNADIALFQNRVKRGNETLRRVTSVQEIEGYSKEMGGVVTREAFYWDPVEDELVFQGRNNSYILEEKIATLLGYDDTRQIYDDIEFRAEIIRRAIQENIVGYHEVNEFIEDFQRDGVEGLPFDVTRVE is encoded by the coding sequence ATGGCGACGGAACACGGCTCGGCCAAACTGGACCCGGAGCTCAGACAGCACGCCCAGCGGTGGGACCACCTCCGGGACCACCTCAAGCGGTTCCGGCAGATCACCGGAGAGTTCCCGATGCTCGTCGACGACCCCGACGGCTACGAGTCGCGGCGACCGAACGTGATCTACCACCTCGGCGGGCCGGTGTACAGCCAGGTGTACGGCAACTTCGGGGAGACGACCAAGTACTACACCATCGAGCCGGAGCTCGACGACGCCGAACGGGGGGTCTTCGGCGACGTGAAGGACAAACTCCTCGAACAGTCGGTCTCGAAGCCCGCCCCGACCGAGGACACCGAGTACGAGGACCGGATCCAGGAGCTGCTCGACGAGATCACCGTCTTAGAAGAGGAGCGCAACGGCCGGATGAGCGAGTTGCTCCAGCGGCTCGAACTCGGCCCCCTCGAAGTGTCCGAGGAGACCTACCAGAAGATCCGGTACCGGCTGGTTCGGGACATCGTCGGTCTCGGGCCACTGGAGCCGATCATGCGCGACCCGGCCAACGAGGACATCCACGTCATCGGCCCCAACCAGGTCGACGTCGACCACGGCGAGTTCGGACTCCTGGAGACGACTATCGAGTTCGACTCCGCCGAGCAGTTCGACAACTGGCTCCGGAACATGGGCGAACGGATCGGTGATCCCGTTTCCGACGCCCACCCGATCGTGGACTCGACGCTGCCTGACGGCTCGCGTATCAACATCATCTACTCCGACGACGTGTCGCTGAAGGGCTCGTCGTTGACGATCCGGCAGGGCGACGACGTCCCGCTGTCGATCTTCCAGATCACCGACTGGGGGACGCTCTCCCCGGAGCTGTGTGCGTACCTCTGGATGGCGTTGGAGAACGAGCGGACGGTGTTCGTCGTCGGCGAGACGGCGTCGGGCAAGACCACGACGCTCAACGCCGTCACCTCGTTCATCCCGCGGGACGCGAAGATCTACACCGCCGAGGACACCGCGGAGGTGCTGCCCCCGCACAACACCTGGCAGCAACTCCTCACCCGGGAGGGCCGCGGCACCGACTCCGAGGTCGATATGTTCGACCTCGTCGCCGCCGCACTGCGGTCGCGTCCCGACTACATCATCGTCGGGGAGGTCCGCGGCGAGGAGGGGCGGATGGCGTTCCAGGCGGCCCAGACCGGCCACCCGGTGATGCTGACGTTCCACGCCTCCGACATCGTCTCGATGATCCAGCGGTTCACCGGCGACCCCATCAACGTCCCCGAGACGTTCATGTCGAACGCCGACATCGCGTTGTTCCAGAACCGGGTCAAGCGGGGCAACGAAACGCTCCGCCGGGTCACCTCGGTTCAGGAGATCGAGGGGTACTCCAAGGAGATGGGCGGGGTCGTCACCCGGGAGGCGTTCTACTGGGACCCCGTCGAGGACGAGCTCGTGTTCCAAGGGCGGAACAACTCCTACATATTGGAGGAGAAGATCGCGACCCTGCTGGGGTACGACGACACCCGGCAGATCTACGACGACATCGAGTTCCGGGCGGAGATCATCCGGCGGGCGATCCAGGAGAACATCGTCGGGTACCACGAGGTAAACGAGTTCATCGAGGACTTCCAGCGCGACGGGGTGGAGGGCCTTCCGTTCGACGTAACGAGGGTCGAGTAA
- a CDS encoding flagella accessory protein C has translation MDWITGSDSSESDHVATDGLGFDEEMDDFDDGMDDFDEGFDDGGGGGADGFDDGGGGGADGFDDGAGGGMGDLDGEMDGFDDAGGGFGGAEVDPNTIAEMEDRISELENEISSTTSEMNTVREENKQIGETVEELDDTVRKLLDIYEMVTRGINPFVDDAREMGGLENEGAFGLFEMEDESEDALDPEVAEADAEAFFDEDFGDIDAEEDEAELAASDELADEEREGSGAALNDDGAAGDDGADEADGDAGGGTSFDELKSEYGENGGWDDVEGDDEAETDAEDELDAAAAEEPFEAEGIDDPDAGDAFDTDDEPEVTEESEPGPEPEADAESEAVDPESDDARENDEFVQPDPVEPEDDTGEPIPGAAANGAADGHGSDPAASRTDASPAAAADAGSDAYLARIPSRYTAESVVLEWTQFLVEVGGVVGATRALRQYREQGWITRRVERTVGEHVRNAAVAGGTEGTRDLRVRDHRESLTYISRLAGDVEEARLLEELSALGGDGRGIRR, from the coding sequence ATGGACTGGATCACCGGCAGCGACAGTTCGGAGTCGGACCACGTCGCGACGGACGGCTTGGGGTTCGACGAGGAGATGGATGACTTCGATGATGGGATGGACGATTTCGACGAGGGGTTCGACGACGGCGGGGGCGGTGGAGCGGACGGCTTCGACGACGGCGGGGGCGGTGGAGCGGACGGCTTCGACGACGGTGCGGGCGGTGGTATGGGCGACCTCGACGGCGAGATGGACGGGTTCGACGACGCCGGCGGCGGTTTCGGCGGGGCGGAGGTGGATCCCAACACCATCGCCGAGATGGAAGATCGGATCTCCGAGCTGGAAAACGAGATCAGTTCGACGACCTCGGAGATGAACACCGTCCGGGAGGAGAACAAACAGATCGGCGAGACGGTCGAGGAGCTCGACGACACCGTCCGGAAGCTGCTCGACATCTACGAGATGGTCACCCGCGGGATCAACCCGTTCGTCGACGACGCCCGCGAGATGGGTGGCCTGGAGAACGAGGGCGCGTTCGGCCTCTTCGAGATGGAAGACGAGTCCGAGGACGCCCTCGACCCGGAGGTCGCCGAGGCGGACGCCGAGGCGTTCTTCGACGAGGACTTCGGCGACATCGACGCCGAGGAGGACGAAGCCGAACTCGCCGCGAGCGACGAACTCGCCGACGAAGAGCGGGAGGGCTCCGGCGCGGCGCTCAACGACGACGGGGCGGCCGGCGACGACGGGGCGGACGAGGCCGACGGCGACGCCGGCGGCGGCACCAGCTTCGACGAGCTGAAGTCCGAATACGGAGAGAACGGCGGCTGGGACGACGTCGAGGGCGACGACGAGGCGGAGACCGACGCCGAGGACGAACTGGATGCCGCAGCGGCCGAGGAGCCGTTCGAGGCCGAGGGGATCGACGATCCCGACGCGGGTGACGCGTTCGACACCGACGACGAACCGGAAGTCACCGAAGAATCGGAACCCGGCCCGGAGCCGGAGGCGGACGCGGAATCGGAGGCTGTCGATCCCGAATCCGACGACGCGAGAGAGAACGACGAGTTCGTCCAGCCGGACCCGGTCGAACCCGAGGACGACACCGGGGAGCCGATTCCGGGCGCGGCGGCGAACGGAGCCGCCGACGGACACGGCAGCGACCCGGCGGCGTCGCGGACGGACGCATCACCCGCTGCGGCCGCGGATGCCGGCTCCGACGCGTATCTCGCGCGGATCCCGTCCCGGTACACCGCGGAGTCGGTGGTGCTCGAGTGGACCCAGTTCCTCGTCGAGGTCGGCGGCGTTGTCGGTGCCACCCGCGCGCTGCGTCAGTACCGCGAACAGGGGTGGATCACCCGTCGCGTCGAGCGGACCGTGGGCGAGCACGTCCGCAACGCCGCCGTCGCCGGCGGGACCGAGGGGACGCGGGACCTGCGCGTCCGGGACCACCGGGAGAGCCTCACCTATATCAGCCGGCTGGCCGGCGACGTCGAGGAGGCACGGCTGCTCGAAGAGCTGTCGGCACTCGGGGGGGATGGCCGTGGGATTCGGCGTTAG
- a CDS encoding archaellin/type IV pilin N-terminal domain-containing protein: protein MMEFIQHDDDSGTRAQVGIGTLIVFIAMVLVAAIAAGVLVNTAGFLQATAEDTGQESVDQVTERIEVINEHGTVGTNTEYVANLTLTVGLASGADATDLNSTTIKYLSEDSVATLSNNTNALSGDPGTDTAFNVTAVEGTDTDNSFGVLNSEEDRYEVVINAEAIESGSGDSGLEPGETVRLEITTQSGGTTSVVLTMPNQIAGSDPGDPVPV, encoded by the coding sequence ATGATGGAATTCATACAACACGACGACGACTCAGGAACTCGCGCACAGGTCGGGATCGGAACGCTCATCGTGTTCATCGCGATGGTGCTCGTGGCCGCGATCGCCGCGGGCGTGCTGGTGAACACGGCCGGGTTCCTCCAGGCGACCGCGGAGGACACCGGACAGGAGAGCGTCGACCAGGTCACCGAGCGGATAGAGGTCATCAACGAACACGGGACGGTCGGGACGAACACCGAGTACGTTGCGAACCTGACCCTGACGGTCGGGCTCGCGTCGGGGGCGGACGCGACCGATCTGAATTCGACCACGATAAAGTACCTGAGCGAGGACAGCGTCGCAACGCTGAGTAATAATACAAACGCCCTCTCCGGTGACCCGGGCACCGACACCGCGTTCAACGTGACGGCGGTCGAAGGGACCGACACTGACAACTCGTTCGGTGTGCTGAACAGCGAGGAGGACCGCTACGAAGTGGTGATCAACGCCGAGGCTATCGAAAGCGGAAGCGGTGACAGCGGACTCGAACCGGGCGAGACGGTCCGGTTGGAGATCACGACCCAATCCGGCGGGACCACGAGCGTGGTGCTGACGATGCCTAACCAGATCGCCGGGAGCGACCCCGGCGACCCGGTCCCGGTGTAG
- a CDS encoding ArsR/SmtB family transcription factor, translating to MESDRTIEALGNEYNPDILRAADEAYSAQEFSDMLDIPIATCYRRIEELTEAGLLELHDRVLSDEHRRTNVYRREVDEVVIRFDGNELNVQVTERPEVKNKLDDVWRTISNE from the coding sequence ATGGAGTCCGATAGGACGATCGAAGCACTCGGGAACGAGTACAATCCCGACATCCTGCGCGCCGCCGACGAGGCGTACTCCGCACAGGAGTTCAGCGATATGCTCGACATCCCGATCGCAACGTGCTACCGCCGGATCGAGGAGCTTACCGAGGCTGGACTGCTCGAACTGCACGATCGCGTCCTCTCGGACGAACACCGCCGAACCAACGTCTACCGCCGGGAGGTAGACGAGGTCGTCATCAGATTCGACGGAAACGAACTCAACGTACAGGTGACGGAACGCCCCGAGGTGAAGAACAAACTCGACGACGTCTGGCGGACGATCTCCAACGAGTAG
- a CDS encoding DUF7500 family protein has product MAPADPSEDTSRATRGEEGVVRPEDLDYTASERVAELSDDRYVVATDEGPPSVDEEDADADDSEDRGALARQQMARYVSDRDAEYGFVLTAAIDGEVGHLEHGSDDVAEAFGELATWYTSKIDSDTDPAAALGILLLASETPVSFPAKSLAPVLKRHGLTLDDPIEDLVEALAGEGLQIPPEE; this is encoded by the coding sequence ATGGCCCCGGCGGACCCTTCGGAAGACACGTCCCGGGCGACGCGCGGAGAGGAGGGCGTCGTCAGGCCCGAGGATCTCGATTACACCGCTTCCGAACGGGTTGCAGAGCTCTCCGACGACCGGTACGTGGTCGCGACGGACGAGGGCCCGCCGTCGGTCGACGAGGAGGACGCGGACGCGGACGACTCGGAGGACCGGGGGGCCCTCGCCCGCCAGCAGATGGCGCGGTACGTGTCCGACCGGGACGCCGAGTACGGGTTCGTCCTCACCGCGGCGATCGACGGCGAGGTCGGCCACCTCGAACACGGCTCCGACGACGTCGCCGAGGCGTTCGGCGAGCTCGCGACGTGGTACACCTCCAAGATCGACTCCGACACCGACCCGGCGGCGGCGCTCGGCATCCTGCTTTTGGCGTCGGAGACGCCGGTGTCGTTCCCGGCGAAGTCGCTGGCGCCGGTCCTGAAACGGCACGGGCTGACGCTCGACGACCCCATCGAAGATCTCGTCGAGGCGCTCGCCGGCGAGGGGCTCCAAATCCCACCGGAGGAGTGA
- a CDS encoding flagellar protein G: MADVSVPSLILFIASIVIAAGVAGVLIDTVTGISGALDDRGADVAENIRTDIEVISDSESSVYDAGSDTLTLYVKNTGRRTIPAVNESFDVIVDAQYRTNVSVTIVDGSAEWTPHGVVEVRVGGLNLGAGDHRVRLAVSGDEETFRFTTEQ; this comes from the coding sequence ATGGCCGACGTGTCGGTCCCGAGCCTGATCCTGTTCATCGCGAGCATCGTGATCGCCGCGGGCGTGGCGGGCGTCCTGATCGACACCGTCACCGGGATCAGCGGCGCCCTCGACGACCGCGGCGCCGACGTGGCCGAGAACATCAGGACCGACATCGAGGTCATCAGCGACTCCGAGAGTTCCGTTTACGACGCCGGTAGCGACACGCTGACGCTCTACGTCAAGAACACGGGGAGGCGAACGATACCCGCGGTCAACGAGTCGTTCGACGTGATCGTGGACGCACAGTACCGCACGAACGTGTCGGTCACGATCGTCGACGGGAGCGCCGAGTGGACGCCCCACGGCGTCGTCGAGGTTCGGGTCGGCGGGCTGAACCTTGGGGCGGGCGACCACCGGGTCCGGCTGGCGGTCAGCGGCGACGAGGAGACGTTCAGGTTCACCACCGAACAATGA
- the cheY gene encoding chemotaxis protein CheY, with product MARSVLVVDDSAFMRNLLKQLLEDDHEVVGEAENGVEAVELYHEHDPDVVTMDVVMPIRNGIEATAEIKSDDPNASVIMCTSVGQEEKMREAVEAGADGYITKPFQKPNVLEAIDDVVGVEA from the coding sequence ATGGCACGCTCCGTACTGGTGGTAGACGATTCGGCGTTCATGCGGAACCTGCTGAAGCAGCTCCTCGAAGACGACCACGAGGTCGTCGGCGAGGCGGAGAACGGCGTCGAGGCAGTCGAACTGTACCACGAACACGACCCCGACGTGGTCACGATGGACGTCGTGATGCCGATCCGCAACGGGATCGAGGCGACGGCCGAGATCAAAAGCGACGACCCGAACGCCTCGGTCATTATGTGCACCTCGGTCGGACAGGAGGAGAAGATGCGCGAGGCGGTCGAGGCGGGTGCGGACGGCTACATCACCAAACCCTTCCAGAAGCCGAACGTGCTCGAAGCCATCGACGACGTGGTGGGCGTCGAAGCATGA
- a CDS encoding fla cluster protein FlaF: MGFGVSGSTAVVFLGVLIASGTLYTAAAGSAERVSEAHDAESEELLDRRNTVIEAAEVVYDNSSGTLNVTVTNNGTTTLSVEDTSLLVDNEYVLPNGTTVDGDTATDVWAPDQRLVFTVDTGTKPDRVKVVAGNGVAASNTTVAEVN; this comes from the coding sequence GTGGGATTCGGCGTTAGCGGGTCGACTGCAGTGGTCTTCCTGGGCGTCCTGATCGCGTCGGGGACGCTGTACACCGCCGCGGCCGGTAGCGCAGAGCGGGTCTCGGAGGCCCACGACGCCGAGAGCGAGGAACTGCTGGACCGCCGCAACACCGTGATCGAGGCGGCCGAGGTGGTGTACGACAACAGCAGTGGTACCCTCAACGTCACCGTCACGAACAACGGGACCACCACGCTGTCGGTCGAGGACACGAGCCTGCTCGTGGACAACGAGTACGTGCTCCCGAACGGGACGACGGTCGACGGCGACACCGCAACCGACGTGTGGGCGCCGGATCAACGGCTGGTGTTCACCGTCGACACCGGCACTAAACCCGACCGGGTGAAGGTGGTCGCCGGAAACGGGGTGGCGGCGAGCAACACCACCGTAGCGGAGGTGAACTGA